The following are encoded in a window of Labrus bergylta chromosome 16, fLabBer1.1, whole genome shotgun sequence genomic DNA:
- the rab11fip4a gene encoding rab11 family-interacting protein 4A isoform X2, whose product MWENNGQAKLAPPIIMCTRSYPECSGFGEGCGAEGEVDMDSSAENANSSDSLDPTRRDSRLRGSASASVISGEEQFEDYGEGEDVDFTPSSPCPEEDSRTNGFSDLGSSLPSSAGQTPQKMRQLYGSELLDVYCSQCCKKVNLLNDLEARLRNLKANSPNRKITSTAFGRQLFHANHSVFGSSQGSSTEDLFTDSIDSCDLDITEKVSYLEKKVTELEGDSLANNDLKSKLKQENTHLVHRVHELEEQVKDAEARADQTLEEETKRHREAFSKMERDRNTEIDLLCNRVQLLEEENDEMKLNVCRLKSQTEKMDQEKQRMTDKLEDTSLRLKDEMDLYRKIMDKLWQNRHEFQKEKEAMQELIDDLRRELEYLQCFKLEMEHPGKGKSLSELNARTREMEMENEVKRLKQENYKLRDQNDDLNAQILTLSLYEAKNLFSCQSKAQCLAAEIDNASRDELVDALKEQEEINLRLRQYMDKIILAILDHNPSILEIKS is encoded by the exons ATGTGGGAGAAC aacGGTCAGGCCAAGCTGGCCCCACCCATCATCATGTGTACGCGGTCCTACCCAGAATGCAGTGGGTTCGGAGAGGGTTGTGGGGCTGAAGGCGAGGTCGACATGGACAGCAGCGCCGAGAACGCCAACAGCTCCGACTCTCTGGACCCGACACGGCGAGACAG CCGCCTGCGGGGCTCTGCGTCTGCGTCCGTCATCTCTGGAGAGGAACAGTTCGAGGACTACGGCGAGGGCGAGGACGTGGACTTCACTCCCAGCAGCCCCTGCCCCGAAGAAGACTCCAGAACAAATGGCTTCTCGGACCTCggctcctccctcccctccag TGCGGGTCAGACTCCTCAGAAGATGCGTCAGCTGTACGGCAGCGAGCTGTTAGACGTTTACTGCTCTCAGTGCTGCAAGAAGGTCAACCTGCTGAATGACCTTGAGGCTCGACTACGAAACCTGAAGGCCAACAG cCCGAACAGAAAGATCACCAGCACGGCATTCGGACG TCAGCTGTTTCACGCCAACCACAGTGTGTTCGGCTCGAGTCAGGGCAGCAGCACCGAGGATCTGTTCACCGACAGCATCGACTCCTGTGACCTCGACATCACTGaaaaa GTGAGTTATCTGGAGAAGAAGGTGACGGAGTTGGAAGGAGACAGTTTGGCGAACAACGACCTGAAGTCTAAACTCAAACAGGAGAACACACATCTGGTTCACAG GGTGCACGAGCTGGAGGAGCAGGTGAAGGACGCAGAGGCGAGGGCGGATCAGActctggaggaggagacgaaGAGACACCGCGAGGCGTTCAGCAAGATGGAGCGAGACCGAAACACGGAGATCGACCTGCTCTGCAACAG GGTCCAGCTGTTAGAGGAAGAAAACGACGAGatgaagttaaatgtgtgtagATTAAAGTCTCAGACTGAGAAAATGGATCAG GAGAAGCAGAGGATGACGGATAAGCTGGAGGACACGAGTCTGAGGCTGAAAGACGAGATGGATCTCTACAGGAAGATCATGGACAAACTGTGGCAGAACCGCCATGAGTTCCAGAAGGAGAAAGAGGCCATGCAGGAG CTGATCGACGACCTGCGGCGAGAGCTGGAGTATCTGCAGTGTTTCAAACTGGAGATGGAGCATCCGGGGAAAGGGAAGAGTCTGTCTGAGCTCAACGCTCGCACCAGAGAGATGGAAATGGAGAATGAAGTCAAGAGACTGAAACAG gagaactacaaactGCGAGATCAGAACGACGACCTGAACGCTCAGATTCTCACTCTGAGTTTGTACGAGGCCAAAAACCTGTTCTCCTGTCAGAGCAAGGCGCAGTGCCTCGCTGCTGAGATAGACAACGCGTCCCGAGACGAG ctCGTGGACGCTctgaaggagcaggaggagatcaACCTGCGTTTGAGGCAGTACATGGACAAAATCATCCTCGCCATCCTCGACCACAACCCGTCCATCCTGGAGATCAAGAGCTAA
- the rab11fip4a gene encoding rab11 family-interacting protein 4A isoform X1, with translation MEGRVCPDQEQLIGFLKRLKEVFDVCDEDADGFIRVEHLVDLGLQFGQGDEEVKKLTRYLDPNAHGRINFKDFCHGVFAIKGCEEILKMAVGPRGVQLSNQPSVTDNGYIYQNGQAKLAPPIIMCTRSYPECSGFGEGCGAEGEVDMDSSAENANSSDSLDPTRRDSRLRGSASASVISGEEQFEDYGEGEDVDFTPSSPCPEEDSRTNGFSDLGSSLPSSAGQTPQKMRQLYGSELLDVYCSQCCKKVNLLNDLEARLRNLKANSPNRKITSTAFGRQLFHANHSVFGSSQGSSTEDLFTDSIDSCDLDITEKVSYLEKKVTELEGDSLANNDLKSKLKQENTHLVHRVHELEEQVKDAEARADQTLEEETKRHREAFSKMERDRNTEIDLLCNRVQLLEEENDEMKLNVCRLKSQTEKMDQEKQRMTDKLEDTSLRLKDEMDLYRKIMDKLWQNRHEFQKEKEAMQELIDDLRRELEYLQCFKLEMEHPGKGKSLSELNARTREMEMENEVKRLKQENYKLRDQNDDLNAQILTLSLYEAKNLFSCQSKAQCLAAEIDNASRDELVDALKEQEEINLRLRQYMDKIILAILDHNPSILEIKS, from the exons GTGAAGAAGTTGACTCGGTACCTGGATCCTAACGCTCACGGGAGGATTAACTTCAAAGACTTCTGCCACGGCGTGTTTGCCATCAAAG GTTGTGAGGAGATCCTGAAGATGGCCGTGGGTCCACGTGGTGTTCAGCTGTCCAACCAGCCGTCGGTTACCGACAACGGTTACATTTACCAG aacGGTCAGGCCAAGCTGGCCCCACCCATCATCATGTGTACGCGGTCCTACCCAGAATGCAGTGGGTTCGGAGAGGGTTGTGGGGCTGAAGGCGAGGTCGACATGGACAGCAGCGCCGAGAACGCCAACAGCTCCGACTCTCTGGACCCGACACGGCGAGACAG CCGCCTGCGGGGCTCTGCGTCTGCGTCCGTCATCTCTGGAGAGGAACAGTTCGAGGACTACGGCGAGGGCGAGGACGTGGACTTCACTCCCAGCAGCCCCTGCCCCGAAGAAGACTCCAGAACAAATGGCTTCTCGGACCTCggctcctccctcccctccag TGCGGGTCAGACTCCTCAGAAGATGCGTCAGCTGTACGGCAGCGAGCTGTTAGACGTTTACTGCTCTCAGTGCTGCAAGAAGGTCAACCTGCTGAATGACCTTGAGGCTCGACTACGAAACCTGAAGGCCAACAG cCCGAACAGAAAGATCACCAGCACGGCATTCGGACG TCAGCTGTTTCACGCCAACCACAGTGTGTTCGGCTCGAGTCAGGGCAGCAGCACCGAGGATCTGTTCACCGACAGCATCGACTCCTGTGACCTCGACATCACTGaaaaa GTGAGTTATCTGGAGAAGAAGGTGACGGAGTTGGAAGGAGACAGTTTGGCGAACAACGACCTGAAGTCTAAACTCAAACAGGAGAACACACATCTGGTTCACAG GGTGCACGAGCTGGAGGAGCAGGTGAAGGACGCAGAGGCGAGGGCGGATCAGActctggaggaggagacgaaGAGACACCGCGAGGCGTTCAGCAAGATGGAGCGAGACCGAAACACGGAGATCGACCTGCTCTGCAACAG GGTCCAGCTGTTAGAGGAAGAAAACGACGAGatgaagttaaatgtgtgtagATTAAAGTCTCAGACTGAGAAAATGGATCAG GAGAAGCAGAGGATGACGGATAAGCTGGAGGACACGAGTCTGAGGCTGAAAGACGAGATGGATCTCTACAGGAAGATCATGGACAAACTGTGGCAGAACCGCCATGAGTTCCAGAAGGAGAAAGAGGCCATGCAGGAG CTGATCGACGACCTGCGGCGAGAGCTGGAGTATCTGCAGTGTTTCAAACTGGAGATGGAGCATCCGGGGAAAGGGAAGAGTCTGTCTGAGCTCAACGCTCGCACCAGAGAGATGGAAATGGAGAATGAAGTCAAGAGACTGAAACAG gagaactacaaactGCGAGATCAGAACGACGACCTGAACGCTCAGATTCTCACTCTGAGTTTGTACGAGGCCAAAAACCTGTTCTCCTGTCAGAGCAAGGCGCAGTGCCTCGCTGCTGAGATAGACAACGCGTCCCGAGACGAG ctCGTGGACGCTctgaaggagcaggaggagatcaACCTGCGTTTGAGGCAGTACATGGACAAAATCATCCTCGCCATCCTCGACCACAACCCGTCCATCCTGGAGATCAAGAGCTAA
- the rab11fip4a gene encoding rab11 family-interacting protein 4A isoform X3 — MFTWTTHTHSHTVTVVETHGVQLICKNGQAKLAPPIIMCTRSYPECSGFGEGCGAEGEVDMDSSAENANSSDSLDPTRRDSRLRGSASASVISGEEQFEDYGEGEDVDFTPSSPCPEEDSRTNGFSDLGSSLPSSAGQTPQKMRQLYGSELLDVYCSQCCKKVNLLNDLEARLRNLKANSPNRKITSTAFGRQLFHANHSVFGSSQGSSTEDLFTDSIDSCDLDITEKVSYLEKKVTELEGDSLANNDLKSKLKQENTHLVHRVHELEEQVKDAEARADQTLEEETKRHREAFSKMERDRNTEIDLLCNRVQLLEEENDEMKLNVCRLKSQTEKMDQEKQRMTDKLEDTSLRLKDEMDLYRKIMDKLWQNRHEFQKEKEAMQELIDDLRRELEYLQCFKLEMEHPGKGKSLSELNARTREMEMENEVKRLKQENYKLRDQNDDLNAQILTLSLYEAKNLFSCQSKAQCLAAEIDNASRDELVDALKEQEEINLRLRQYMDKIILAILDHNPSILEIKS; from the exons ATGTTTACttggactacacacacacactcgcacacggTGACTGTTGTGGAGACGCATGGCGTGCAGCTGATCTGtaag aacGGTCAGGCCAAGCTGGCCCCACCCATCATCATGTGTACGCGGTCCTACCCAGAATGCAGTGGGTTCGGAGAGGGTTGTGGGGCTGAAGGCGAGGTCGACATGGACAGCAGCGCCGAGAACGCCAACAGCTCCGACTCTCTGGACCCGACACGGCGAGACAG CCGCCTGCGGGGCTCTGCGTCTGCGTCCGTCATCTCTGGAGAGGAACAGTTCGAGGACTACGGCGAGGGCGAGGACGTGGACTTCACTCCCAGCAGCCCCTGCCCCGAAGAAGACTCCAGAACAAATGGCTTCTCGGACCTCggctcctccctcccctccag TGCGGGTCAGACTCCTCAGAAGATGCGTCAGCTGTACGGCAGCGAGCTGTTAGACGTTTACTGCTCTCAGTGCTGCAAGAAGGTCAACCTGCTGAATGACCTTGAGGCTCGACTACGAAACCTGAAGGCCAACAG cCCGAACAGAAAGATCACCAGCACGGCATTCGGACG TCAGCTGTTTCACGCCAACCACAGTGTGTTCGGCTCGAGTCAGGGCAGCAGCACCGAGGATCTGTTCACCGACAGCATCGACTCCTGTGACCTCGACATCACTGaaaaa GTGAGTTATCTGGAGAAGAAGGTGACGGAGTTGGAAGGAGACAGTTTGGCGAACAACGACCTGAAGTCTAAACTCAAACAGGAGAACACACATCTGGTTCACAG GGTGCACGAGCTGGAGGAGCAGGTGAAGGACGCAGAGGCGAGGGCGGATCAGActctggaggaggagacgaaGAGACACCGCGAGGCGTTCAGCAAGATGGAGCGAGACCGAAACACGGAGATCGACCTGCTCTGCAACAG GGTCCAGCTGTTAGAGGAAGAAAACGACGAGatgaagttaaatgtgtgtagATTAAAGTCTCAGACTGAGAAAATGGATCAG GAGAAGCAGAGGATGACGGATAAGCTGGAGGACACGAGTCTGAGGCTGAAAGACGAGATGGATCTCTACAGGAAGATCATGGACAAACTGTGGCAGAACCGCCATGAGTTCCAGAAGGAGAAAGAGGCCATGCAGGAG CTGATCGACGACCTGCGGCGAGAGCTGGAGTATCTGCAGTGTTTCAAACTGGAGATGGAGCATCCGGGGAAAGGGAAGAGTCTGTCTGAGCTCAACGCTCGCACCAGAGAGATGGAAATGGAGAATGAAGTCAAGAGACTGAAACAG gagaactacaaactGCGAGATCAGAACGACGACCTGAACGCTCAGATTCTCACTCTGAGTTTGTACGAGGCCAAAAACCTGTTCTCCTGTCAGAGCAAGGCGCAGTGCCTCGCTGCTGAGATAGACAACGCGTCCCGAGACGAG ctCGTGGACGCTctgaaggagcaggaggagatcaACCTGCGTTTGAGGCAGTACATGGACAAAATCATCCTCGCCATCCTCGACCACAACCCGTCCATCCTGGAGATCAAGAGCTAA